TCGAAAGCATATCGGGGAAACTTTCACAGCGTTCAGGCGTCAAACTCAAAGGCTCATCGGGAGGAAACCGTGCGTAACATCATTCTATTGTCGTTCCTCATGTGCACACTGGCGTTCGCGCAGCGTCCGCATGCGGGATATGTCTTCCCCGCCGGCGTCAGACAGGGGGAAACGGCAACGCTCCTTGTCGGCGGTCAATTCCTCGAGGGGACCACCAATGTCATCCTTACCGGTACGCCGATCACGGCGCAGATAACCTCGTTCAGCAAGGACCTCGACAGGAAGGAATTGAACGCGCTCAACAATAGGCGCCAGTACCTCGAGGCGAAGATCCCCAAGGCTTCCGAGCAGGAAAAACCGGCGCTTGAGAAGCAGCTTGCCCGCGTCATGCAGATATTGGCGTATCGGGAAAAAATGCCGCAAGAACATGACATGATGATGTATATGAAGGACATCGAGAAAAAGAAGCAGCCCAATGCGCAATTGACGGAGCTCGTTCGTCTTGAGCTCACCGTTCCCGCCGATGCGCCGCTGGGCAGGCATGAGCTTCGGCTTGTCACGCCGCGCGGCGTCACCGAACCCATTGCGTTCGAGGTGGGACGTATCGCAGAGATAAAAGAGCGCGAACCCAACGATGATAATGCCGATGCAGTGCCGGTGCCGTCATTCCCCGCAGAGCTCAATGGGCAGATACTGCCGGGGGAGGTCGATCGATACAAGTTCTCCGCCCGCAAGGGGCAGCGGCTCGTATTCTCGGTAGAGGCGCGATCGCTCATACCGTATCTCGCCGATGCCGTCCCCGGCTGGTTCCAGGCGGTGCTGACCGTGTTCAATGCGAAGGGGAAAGAGCTCGCGTATGCCGATGATTTTCTCGGCAACCCCGATCCGGTGCTCCCGTTCACGGTACCCGATGACGGCGACTACTATCTTGAGATACGGGATTCCATATACCGCGGACGCGATGATTTCGTCTACCGCATCAGTGCGGGTGAATTGCCGTTCGTGGCGGCCGTATTCCCGCTCGGCGGCCAGCACGAGAAGGAGACGAAGGTGTCCCTGTCGGGATATAATCTTGCCGCGAGGGAATTCTCCGTTGTCCCGAAAGCGGGAAGCGATATACTTCCCGTACGCGTTCCCGATGCAGAGAACACGTTCCTGTTCCTTGCCGACGATCTCCCGTCAGTGTTCGACGCCGGCAGCAATAATACGACCGCGAGCGCACAGCGCATCGTGTTCCCTTCGGCGGTCAACGGGCGCATCGAGAGTGCCGGCGATGTCGATGTGTTCTCGTTCTCGGGAAAGGCCGGCAGCCGCATCGTCGCGGAAGTGTACGCCCGCCGTCTCGGCTCGCCGCTCGATTCGGCCCTGCGCCTCACCGATGCGAAGGGTGCGACGATAATGACCAATGACGACTTCTACGACCGATCGTCGGGACTTACCACGCATCATGCGGACTCGTATTTCGCGGCGACATTGCCTGCGAACGGCACCTATTATCTGTCCCTGCGCGATACACAGAGCAAGGGCGGTGAGTATTACTCGTATCGCCTGAGGTTCCGTGAGCCCAAGCCGGATTTCAAGCTTCGTGTGGCGCCGTCAAGCGTTCATATTTCGCGCGGGGGTACGGCAATGCTCACTGCCTACGTGCAGCGTATCGACAACTTCACCGGCGATATCGTGCTTTCGCTCGATGATCCCCCGGAAGGGATAGCCTTCCAGAACGCGACGCTTTCCGGCACCAATGAATCGGTGAAGCTGACCGTGCGAACGAGCTCGAAGATGAACGCGGGGCGATTTGCGCTCTCCATCGCGGGGACGTCGGGCGGTCCGCAGAAGGTGCTCGCATTGCCGGCGGAGGATATGATGCAGGCGTTCGCGTACCGGCATCTCGTGCCTGCCGAGGAGCTCATCATCACTGTCGATGAGAGATCGAAGAGCGCGGACCTGAACCCGAAAAGCGTTGAGAACCTGAAGGCCGCGATAAAGCTTGTCGGGGAATTCGCCGCTCAGGCTGCGGGTATGCAGCCCGGAAGCGATGATGCGTTCGTCGCGGCATACGCCGCCGAGCGTTTGGCGGGTTTTGAACGTATACGCACCGCCGCCGCAGGCGCCGAAAAGGAAAAAGTAAAGACCGTCATCGCACAGAACGTCGCGGCCATCACCAACATACTTTCGATGCATCTGCTCCCGAACCAGGCGGACAAGGCGCGTGTCGTGCTCGGTCCGCTCTTCGGCGAACTTGACCGCGAGGTGCTCTCGCTCCTCGACGCGGGTGTACCGCAGGGAAAGGTCATCGAGACGATACCGATACTCTCCGACTATGCGCGATCGCTCAATGAAGAGGTATACGCAAAAGCGTTCACCGGGAAGACCGCGCGTTCGGATATGGCGGCGAAAGTGAACACGCTCCGCGAGTATGCCGCGAAACGGATGGCGCCTATCATCGGCGACGGCGCCGCATCGTCGTGGGCGGAGCAGGTGCCGCTTGCGCTCGTCGGCGGCGGTGAGAAGCCGAAAAAGAAGTAGCCGGATTTCTTGACAAAATCGGCATGCGCCCTATACTCATGCACCATGACCGCTCTCTCATTGATACGTTCTGGCCGAAGGCCGACATGGGCGCAAAGCGATCTTTCCGCTCTCGCGCACAATATACGCATTATTAGACGACATGCGCCGGGTGCAGAATATCTTCTCCCGGTGAAGGCCGATGCGTACGGCCACGGCATGGAAGCGGTCACGAAGACGGCGATGATGAGCGGTGTCCGGTATTTCGGGATCGCATCGACCGATGAGGGGATGTTCCTCCGTGCACAGGGGATCCGTGCGAACCTCGTGATCCTTGGATTGAGCTTCATCGAACAGATTCCGGCGATAGTGCGCTATGACCTGATACCCGCTGTTGCCGATGCTCATTTCATCGATGCGCTTGACCGCGCGGCGAAGAAGCGCGGTAAGAGGATACGCGTTCATATCAAGATCGATACCGGCATGGGCCGCGTCGGGGTCTCGGAAAAGGACGCCCTTTCGCTTATCCTGCACGCCGCGGGGAAAAGGAACATTATCATCGAAGGGGTGTTCACGCATTTCCCGTCATCCGACGACGATAGAAAATTCTCGCGCGGGCAGCTTTCCCGCTTTCAGGCGATAGTCGATGCGTGCGCATCGCGGGGCGTACGTCCGCGATTCATCCATGCGGCGAATTCCGCGGCGGTGCTCTCGCTCCCCGAAAGCCATCTCTCGATGATACGCCCGGGGCTTATCAGTTACGGGTATGCCCAGTCAAAGGGGCTTGCTGCCGTACTCCCCCTGAGACCGGTATTGTCATTGAAGAGCAGGATAATTTTCGTCAAGACGATAGAACGCGGCATGTCGGTGAGCTATGGGCGTACCTTCATCGCGAAGAAGCGCATGCAGGTGGCAACCGTTCCCATCGGCTATGAGGACGGGATAAGCCGCGCCTTCTCGAACAATATGGAAATGCTCGTGCATGGAGCGCGCGTGCCGCTCATCGGGCGAGTGTCGATGGACCAATGCATGCTCGATGTCACGCCGCTTCACGCGGCTGGAAAAGTCGCGCGGGTAAGCGACGAGGTCGTCATTATCGGCAGCCAGGGGCGGGAACGTATCGGCGTGGAAGAACTTGCTTCGCGCATACATACCATTCCGTATGAGATAACGTGCATGCTTTCCGAGCGCGTACCGCTCATTTATCGTTCATAGTCATTGCGGCGGTGTTCAAAGACCATACGTTGTCGGCTTTTACTGCACGTTTCGTTTCAGATCGTGACCGCTGACCGCGCATTCCCCATCATGCCGACTATCTCTTTCATCGTGCTCACACGCCCCGCTTTGAGATCAGCTATTTTGTAGAATGAAACGCATGTTCCGCAGGCGGCGAGGTCGATGCCTGCGCGGGCGAGTATATCGAGCGCGTCGAGCACAGGCGATCCTTCGGCGAGGAGTTTCACGCCGGCATTATAGAAGACGATGGCGTTCGGCCTCGTTCCTGCAGAACAGAGCGTGCGGAGGAATGAGCCGGTCAGTTGCGCGCCGAGCGCGGCATCACCCTGTCCCATGGAATCCGAATTGATGATAACGAGGTCCATTGTCATTGCTCCTTGTGATGCAGACTATACCGTATCCATCGGCGAACGCAATATGAACAATGGCTGATTTTTCGCTCGGCCCCTTCAGGCTGCACCCCGTGAGAACGCACTGAGCGTCATCGGCGGCGCTTCCCCGTCGGCGGATACCGACAGTGTCAATGAACGCACCGTCCGCGGCGCGAACCGTTCGATGCGCTTGTGGCCGACCGCAGTGCCCGCGCAAAGGCGTTCGGTGCCGTTCCCGGTGTCGCCGTCGACGGTGTATGTACGTATCGATTCGCCGTTCGTGATATCTTCGGCGATGACAAGGGTATCGATGCGTGTCGGCGTGTCGAACGCGAGCGTGATATCCCCGCGTCCTTCAGTCGTGCCGAGCGCTCGTTCGAACGTGCGCGCTATCGTTCTTCCGAATGCGGTGAACTGAGCGATGTCCGCATCCGGCACGAGCCCGCGGTCATCGATGACCATGCCGAGGAGCAGATTGGAATTTCGCCCGATGCTCTGATAGTACCGTTCGACGAGATGCTCGGGTGAATAGAGATGCTGTTCATCGCCTTTTCGCCAGAACCAGCCGCCCTGGAATGCTTTGTGCTGATCGCGGTTGGGCATATCAGATTCCGCCGGCGCCCACCGGTCCCCGTCGGCGCTGCCGGCGCAGTCGATTCGTTCCTTCGTCCCGTCATCCGATGTCGTTATCGATGTCGTCGCCCAGCACGGGTACGGCGCTTCGCCGCGTTCATTGCCGACCCAGCGGA
This portion of the Spirochaetota bacterium genome encodes:
- a CDS encoding PPC domain-containing protein codes for the protein MRNIILLSFLMCTLAFAQRPHAGYVFPAGVRQGETATLLVGGQFLEGTTNVILTGTPITAQITSFSKDLDRKELNALNNRRQYLEAKIPKASEQEKPALEKQLARVMQILAYREKMPQEHDMMMYMKDIEKKKQPNAQLTELVRLELTVPADAPLGRHELRLVTPRGVTEPIAFEVGRIAEIKEREPNDDNADAVPVPSFPAELNGQILPGEVDRYKFSARKGQRLVFSVEARSLIPYLADAVPGWFQAVLTVFNAKGKELAYADDFLGNPDPVLPFTVPDDGDYYLEIRDSIYRGRDDFVYRISAGELPFVAAVFPLGGQHEKETKVSLSGYNLAAREFSVVPKAGSDILPVRVPDAENTFLFLADDLPSVFDAGSNNTTASAQRIVFPSAVNGRIESAGDVDVFSFSGKAGSRIVAEVYARRLGSPLDSALRLTDAKGATIMTNDDFYDRSSGLTTHHADSYFAATLPANGTYYLSLRDTQSKGGEYYSYRLRFREPKPDFKLRVAPSSVHISRGGTAMLTAYVQRIDNFTGDIVLSLDDPPEGIAFQNATLSGTNESVKLTVRTSSKMNAGRFALSIAGTSGGPQKVLALPAEDMMQAFAYRHLVPAEELIITVDERSKSADLNPKSVENLKAAIKLVGEFAAQAAGMQPGSDDAFVAAYAAERLAGFERIRTAAAGAEKEKVKTVIAQNVAAITNILSMHLLPNQADKARVVLGPLFGELDREVLSLLDAGVPQGKVIETIPILSDYARSLNEEVYAKAFTGKTARSDMAAKVNTLREYAAKRMAPIIGDGAASSWAEQVPLALVGGGEKPKKK
- the alr gene encoding alanine racemase; the encoded protein is MTALSLIRSGRRPTWAQSDLSALAHNIRIIRRHAPGAEYLLPVKADAYGHGMEAVTKTAMMSGVRYFGIASTDEGMFLRAQGIRANLVILGLSFIEQIPAIVRYDLIPAVADAHFIDALDRAAKKRGKRIRVHIKIDTGMGRVGVSEKDALSLILHAAGKRNIIIEGVFTHFPSSDDDRKFSRGQLSRFQAIVDACASRGVRPRFIHAANSAAVLSLPESHLSMIRPGLISYGYAQSKGLAAVLPLRPVLSLKSRIIFVKTIERGMSVSYGRTFIAKKRMQVATVPIGYEDGISRAFSNNMEMLVHGARVPLIGRVSMDQCMLDVTPLHAAGKVARVSDEVVIIGSQGRERIGVEELASRIHTIPYEITCMLSERVPLIYRS
- a CDS encoding sulfurtransferase-like selenium metabolism protein YedF; the encoded protein is MDLVIINSDSMGQGDAALGAQLTGSFLRTLCSAGTRPNAIVFYNAGVKLLAEGSPVLDALDILARAGIDLAACGTCVSFYKIADLKAGRVSTMKEIVGMMGNARSAVTI
- a CDS encoding alpha-L-fucosidase, with the protein product MTRPVPTPSHRAWANAEIGVIIHLDVQVFEPAYKFREQRGYTPPPSVFNPHSLDTDQWISTAAKAGAKYAVLVAKHCSGFSLWPTKAHSYSVASSPWRGGKGDIVGDFIASCARYGVKPGIYASASCNAFLGVDNPGRVLSGDAAEQTRYNRIVEQQLTELWSNYGELFEIWFDGGVLPVREGGPDIIPLLTRLQPNAVVFQGPHECASLLRWVGNERGEAPYPCWATTSITTSDDGTKERIDCAGSADGDRWAPAESDMPNRDQHKAFQGGWFWRKGDEQHLYSPEHLVERYYQSIGRNSNLLLGMVIDDRGLVPDADIAQFTAFGRTIARTFERALGTTEGRGDITLAFDTPTRIDTLVIAEDITNGESIRTYTVDGDTGNGTERLCAGTAVGHKRIERFAPRTVRSLTLSVSADGEAPPMTLSAFSRGAA